The genomic interval AAACCGTATCTTTAAACGTTTCGCTCGAAGAAAGGTTGCCTTTCGGTATGCAGAATCCTTAAAGACGTTCATGCAGGAAGAGCATAGCTATACAGACGAGAAATTATTGGAACGCGAACTTGCAACAATCATCGAGCAAGAGGTGAATTCCTTGCCGGAAAAGATGCGAAATGTATTTCTTTTAAGTCGGGAGGGCACCTGCTCTTACAAAGAGATAGCTAAACAGCTTGATATATCGGAAAAAACCGTCCGTAATCAAGTCTACAATGCTCTCCAGCTCCTAAAAATGAAAGTCGGTTCTTTTCTTACCCTATTCTTGCTTTAAGTTGTCGGATTTCGGTGAATGCCATCCGAACTTAGATTTTTCTCTATTTGTTCTGGGACATTTTGGGCCACAAGGGGTCTTTAGGATATATGGAACCTCAAGAACTCAATGAGTTATTTAAAAAATATGAAGCGGGCACCCTTTCTGATCAAGAAAAAAGATTGCTCGAAGCTTGGTATAACCAGTATGCCATGGAGAATAGAGGTCAGCTCGATCATGAAGAATTGGAAGAAAGACTGAAATCCGTTGCTAATAAAATTCCGGTAAGCTATCAACGAGCAAAAAATCAAAAGATGTATTACCGTGTCGCAATCGCCGCTTCCATTTTAATAGGCATCTGTATAGGCACTTGGTGGTACCATCATCAAACTGAAACCGAGCACATGGTAGTGAAAAATGAGATTCTCCCAGGTGGTAATAAAGCAGTACTTACCCTCGCCGATGGACAGAAGATAAATCTAAGTGAGACCCAACCCGGCATTATCTTAAAAGATGATATTATATACTATGAGGATGGATCAACTGTTTCGGATCCAGAGGAACAGAAAGAACAAATTGCTTTTTTAGAGCTCACTACCCCTCCCGGAGGAACCTACCAGATTACCCTAGCCGATGGCACTAAGGTCTGGCTCAATGCCAGCACTACCCTCAAATACCCTTCCCAATTTAGCGACCAAGCAAGGGAAGTGTATATAACGGGTGAAGGATATTTTGAAGTAATGCCCGATGCGAACAAGCCTTTTAAAGTATCTTCACGAGGGCAAGACGTTGAAGTAATTGGAACCGCCTTTAACGTGTCCGCATACGAGGGTGAGCCTGAAGTAAAAACTACGCTAGTCGAAGGTACCGTTAAAATTGTCAACAGCGAATCCGGAACCACTAATAGATTACATCCGGGAGAGCAAAGCACGATAATAAACGGGAATACACATATTGCACCGGTTGATGTTTCAGCTTATACCGCATGGAAAGATGGTCTATTCCGTTACAACGATCAATCATTAGAAGCCATCTTACGTAATGTTTCGCGGTGGTACCAAGTGGGAATTGTCTATAAGAATGACTCTCTTAAAGAGGAGCGATTCGTGGGGATGGTTTCTCGCTATGATGATATATCGATCGTCTTGGGAATACTGGAAGAAGTAGGTAATGCCAGTTTTACTATTGAAGGACATACGGTTATCGTAGATAAAAAGTAATTCTAAATAAAAGTGAATCAAACATAAAGGCAGGAGGTAACAAACATGGAATAATCAAACAAAAAAAAGATCAGATACAAAGTTTGAAAAAGATCAGGAGCGCTGCAGACGCCCCTGAATCAAATTCTGATCAATCGAAAAACAGGTGGTAAAACCAAATTTTCTATTTTTTTAACCAGTGTACAAACTTAGATAAACTCACGTATCAAAGCAAGTTTATAGGCGCATCAATTGCCGCTAGGTATGTACCATTA from Pedobacter indicus carries:
- a CDS encoding RNA polymerase sigma factor: MSAYQSYTDNELTALLRQGDQMAYTELFERYKGILYSHAYHLLEDHDEAEDIIQDLFLTLWHKRFEIEINTSLSSYLYVTLRNRIFKRFARRKVAFRYAESLKTFMQEEHSYTDEKLLERELATIIEQEVNSLPEKMRNVFLLSREGTCSYKEIAKQLDISEKTVRNQVYNALQLLKMKVGSFLTLFLL
- a CDS encoding FecR family protein, translated to MEPQELNELFKKYEAGTLSDQEKRLLEAWYNQYAMENRGQLDHEELEERLKSVANKIPVSYQRAKNQKMYYRVAIAASILIGICIGTWWYHHQTETEHMVVKNEILPGGNKAVLTLADGQKINLSETQPGIILKDDIIYYEDGSTVSDPEEQKEQIAFLELTTPPGGTYQITLADGTKVWLNASTTLKYPSQFSDQAREVYITGEGYFEVMPDANKPFKVSSRGQDVEVIGTAFNVSAYEGEPEVKTTLVEGTVKIVNSESGTTNRLHPGEQSTIINGNTHIAPVDVSAYTAWKDGLFRYNDQSLEAILRNVSRWYQVGIVYKNDSLKEERFVGMVSRYDDISIVLGILEEVGNASFTIEGHTVIVDKK